In Thermoplasmata archaeon, one DNA window encodes the following:
- a CDS encoding tetratricopeptide repeat protein has translation MVIEILKKMSIEEFNRTCNEISEAMGFRITSSVYKGEQVVVDAVLNIPGEQRYILIFYRKDFVQKKELEDLVVLDAKDIKWIVMITGSYGEDALKFGAQNNLVMIDQNGLEKIIKDFGVNIKWEEEVKKEEIKQSKILPSLGESDNNLQWSRDFLKSKNYDMAMDYVDKAIKIKETKEAWLLKGQIYHDMVKFQESLDSYLKAISIDPTYPEGWYYLGVTLEDLGREEEAIEAFNHVLELDENYSLAWLKKGLIMQAKGLNDEALLCYNNILKNDKRNYAAWNNKGVVLKNKGDYDEAQKCFDIAYELNNEFIDAILNKAELLYEQKKYEMAENEIYLYLKSKPNDKNALKIQAYSTYNRGYKKDALALFEKILEIDPLDEDIKKKIIDTKLELEKEGVAQPEQTNPELKPIQSDDEVREIFSKALEKYQELKFDESIAYLNLILKRNPNHFGAKLLKEQIILEKK, from the coding sequence ATGGTAATTGAAATACTGAAAAAGATGAGCATTGAAGAATTTAATAGGACTTGCAACGAGATATCTGAAGCCATGGGCTTCAGGATCACAAGCTCGGTGTATAAAGGAGAACAGGTAGTTGTGGATGCGGTACTGAACATTCCTGGAGAACAGAGATATATTTTGATATTCTACAGAAAAGATTTTGTCCAAAAAAAAGAGCTAGAGGATCTGGTAGTATTAGACGCAAAAGACATAAAATGGATTGTGATGATTACTGGCTCTTATGGAGAAGACGCTTTGAAGTTTGGAGCTCAGAATAATCTGGTCATGATCGACCAAAATGGGCTGGAAAAGATAATCAAGGATTTTGGTGTTAATATAAAATGGGAAGAAGAAGTGAAAAAAGAGGAGATAAAACAGAGCAAGATTTTGCCCAGTCTCGGAGAATCTGATAATAATTTGCAGTGGTCTAGAGATTTTCTTAAGAGCAAGAATTATGATATGGCAATGGATTATGTAGATAAGGCTATTAAAATTAAAGAGACTAAAGAAGCCTGGCTTTTGAAGGGTCAAATTTATCATGATATGGTTAAATTTCAAGAGTCTCTGGATTCTTACTTAAAAGCAATAAGCATTGATCCGACATATCCTGAAGGATGGTACTATCTGGGAGTGACATTGGAGGATCTTGGCCGTGAAGAGGAGGCAATCGAAGCTTTTAACCATGTTTTAGAGCTTGATGAAAATTACAGTTTGGCTTGGCTTAAAAAAGGATTGATCATGCAGGCTAAGGGCTTAAATGATGAAGCGTTGTTATGTTATAATAATATTCTGAAAAATGATAAAAGAAATTATGCAGCATGGAATAATAAGGGTGTGGTTTTGAAAAATAAGGGAGATTACGATGAAGCACAGAAATGCTTTGATATTGCGTATGAACTGAATAATGAATTTATAGATGCCATATTGAACAAGGCTGAGTTATTGTATGAACAGAAAAAATATGAGATGGCTGAAAATGAGATATATCTGTACCTCAAATCAAAGCCAAATGACAAGAATGCGCTAAAGATTCAGGCATATTCTACTTATAACCGGGGCTACAAGAAAGACGCATTGGCATTATTCGAGAAAATATTAGAAATTGACCCTCTAGACGAAGATATTAAAAAAAAGATAATAGACACTAAATTAGAGCTTGAAAAAGAAGGTGTTGCACAGCCAGAGCAGACAAACCCAGAATTAAAACCCATCCAGAGCGATGACGAAGTAAGAGAGATATTCAGCAAGGCACTAGAAAAGTATCAGGAACTGAAGTTTGACGAATCAATTGCATATTTAAATTTGATACTGAAGCGTAATCCGAACCATTTTGGTGCAAAACTTTTAAAAGAGCAGATAATTTTAGAGAAAAAATGA